In the Oncorhynchus nerka isolate Pitt River linkage group LG2, Oner_Uvic_2.0, whole genome shotgun sequence genome, one interval contains:
- the LOC115138169 gene encoding sodium/hydrogen exchanger 3-like isoform X2 yields the protein MVVELNHSLTSVIPESALLIIIGWILGGIIYGADKMQTFTLTPTVFFFYLLPQVILDAGYFMPNKLFFSNMGAILVYAVIGTCWNAATVGLGLWGCWLGGAMGDIDIGLLQFLLFGSLIAAVDPVAVIAVFEEVHVNEVLFIMVFGESLLNDGVTVVLFNVFDAFVSLGGAEIDAVEIIKGIISFFVVAFGGSLVGIIFALLISLLTRCTKNIQIIEPGFIFILGYLSYLTAEMLSLSAILSIVFCGICCQKYINANMDERSVTTVRYVMKVLANGSETIIFVFLGISAIDPAVWVWNTGFILLTLLFIFVFRFIGVFLLTWILNKYRLVPLEFIDQVVMSYGGLRGAVAYGLVAMLDENKFKEKNLMVSTTLIVVYFTVMLQGITMKPLVTWLKVKRAAVTELTLAEKIQNRTFDHMLVAIEDISGQIGHNYMRDKWHNFEERWLCWFLMKPSARKSRDYIFNIFHQLNLKDAMSYVKEGERRGSLAFVRNETKADVDFNKKFRASFSEIMPDIMADNMGPDHVPLSSILQDIVPSVCLDMHEQDLTMRESEDFNAHHLLQQHLYRGRKQHRHRYSRSNLETNRDENEVQEIFQRTMRSRLESFKSAKMGVAPAKKIQTKHQKKDKPQKMPNGNSSDKSKNHPYGDKDLEFSEGDCGSGGEAAGDLFPMRAYRVEAGIVNPAFMAEMDPMDNMQQIPHVVLLPQTLNSFDT from the exons ATGG TGGTCGAGCTGAACCACAGCCTGACCAGTGTGATCCCGGAGAGcgccctcctcatcatcatcggtTGGATCCTGGGCGGCATCATCTACGGGGCAGACAAGATGCAGACCTTCACCCTGACACCCACCGTCTTCTTcttctacctgctgccccaagtCATCCTGGATGCAGGCTACTTCATGCCCAACAAGCTGTTCTTCAGCAACATGGGCGCCATCCTGGTTTACGCTGTGATTGGCACCTGCTGGAACGCTGCCACTGTGGGTCTCGGCCTCTGGGGGTGCTGGTTGGGCGGGGCCATGG GTGATATCGACATTGGTCTCCTTCAGTTCCTGTTGTTTGGGAGTCTAATTGCTGCTGTGGACCCTGTGGCTGTAATTGCCGTATTTGAGGAGGTCCATGTCAACGAGGTCCTGTTCATCATGGTGTTTGGGGAGTCCCTCCTCAATGATGGTGTCACAGTG GTGCTGTTCAATGTGTTTGATGCATTCGTGTCGCTGGGAGGGGCAGAAATTGATGCTGTAGAGATCATTAAAGGCATAA TCTCGTTCTTCGTGGTGGCATTCGGAGGCTCCCTGGTTGGTATTATCTTTGCTCTGCTGATCTCGCTCCTGACCAGATGCACAAAGAACATCCAGATCATCGAGCCAGGCTTCATCTTCATCCTGGGCTACCTCTCCTACCTGACAGCTGAGATGCTCTCGCTATCCGCTATCCTGTC GATCGTGTTTTGTGGCATCTGCTGTCAGAAGTATATCAATGCCAACATGGATGAGAGGTCGGTCACCACAGTACGATACGTCATGAAGGTGTTAGCCAATGGCTCAGAGACCATCATCTTTGTCTTCCTCGGCATCTCGGCCATAGATCCAGCTGTATGGGTTTGGAACACAGGCTTCATCCTCCTCACACTCCTCTTCATCTTTGTGTTCAGGTTCATAG GGGTCTTTCTCCTTACCTGGATTTTGAACAAGTACCGACTGGTTCCCTTGGAGTTCATTGATCAGGTGGTGATGAGCTACGGTGGCCTGCGAGGGGCAGTTGCCTACGGCCTTGTGGCCATGCTGGATGAGAATAAGTTCAAAGAGAAGAATTTGATGGTCAGCACCACCCTCATAGTGGTGTACTTCACTGTCATGCTGCAG GGAATAACCATGAAACCTCTGGTCACCTGGCTGAAAGTGAAGAGAGCAGCCGTGACAGAACTCACACTAGCTGAAAAAATACAGAATAGG ACCTTTGACCACATGCTTGTCGCCATAGAGGACATTTCTGGACAAATAGGACATAACTACATGAGAGACAA GTGGCATAACTTTGAGGAGAGGTGGTTGTGCTGGTTCTTGATGAAGCCCTCTGCCAGGAAATCCCGTGACTACATATTCAACATCTTCCACCAGCTCAACCTCAAGGATGCCATGAGCTATGTAAAGGAG GGAGAACGCAGAGGCTCATTGGCGTTCGTTCGGAATGAGACCAAGGCCGATGTGGATTTCAATAAGAAGTTTCGTGCCAGTTTCTCTGAGATTATGCCTGACATCATGGCAGATAATATGGGACCGGATCATGTTCCACTCTCCTCTATCTT ACAGGACATTGTGCCCTCTGTCTGCCTAGACATGCATGAGCAGGACCTGACGATGAGGGAGTCAGAGGACTTTAATGCACACCATCTACTGCAGCAGCACTTGTACAGAGGCAGGAAACAG CACAGACACAGGTACAGTCGGAGCAACCTCGAAACCAACAGGGATGAGAATGAGGTGCAAGAGATCTTCCAGAGAACAATGAGAAGCCGTCTAGAGTCATTCAAGTCAGCCAAAATGGGTGTCGCCCCTGCCAAGAAGATCCAAACCAAGCATCAAAAGAAAGATAAACCACAAAAG ATGCCAAATGGAAACTCTTCGGATAAAAGTAAAAACCATCCTTATGGGGATAAAG ATTTGGAGTTTTCTGAAGGAGACTGTGGCTCTGGTGGCGAGGCTGCTGGCGATTTATTCCCCATGAGGGCCTATAGAGTAGAAG CTGGAATAGTGAACCCAGCCTTCATGGCAGAGATGGACCCCATGGACAACATGCAACAGATCCCACATGTAGTACTTCTTCCACAAACTTTGAACTCCTTTGACACCTAA
- the LOC115138169 gene encoding sodium/hydrogen exchanger 3-like isoform X1 codes for MFMGYIGVPRKKLVKVVELNHSLTSVIPESALLIIIGWILGGIIYGADKMQTFTLTPTVFFFYLLPQVILDAGYFMPNKLFFSNMGAILVYAVIGTCWNAATVGLGLWGCWLGGAMGDIDIGLLQFLLFGSLIAAVDPVAVIAVFEEVHVNEVLFIMVFGESLLNDGVTVVLFNVFDAFVSLGGAEIDAVEIIKGIISFFVVAFGGSLVGIIFALLISLLTRCTKNIQIIEPGFIFILGYLSYLTAEMLSLSAILSIVFCGICCQKYINANMDERSVTTVRYVMKVLANGSETIIFVFLGISAIDPAVWVWNTGFILLTLLFIFVFRFIGVFLLTWILNKYRLVPLEFIDQVVMSYGGLRGAVAYGLVAMLDENKFKEKNLMVSTTLIVVYFTVMLQGITMKPLVTWLKVKRAAVTELTLAEKIQNRTFDHMLVAIEDISGQIGHNYMRDKWHNFEERWLCWFLMKPSARKSRDYIFNIFHQLNLKDAMSYVKEGERRGSLAFVRNETKADVDFNKKFRASFSEIMPDIMADNMGPDHVPLSSILQDIVPSVCLDMHEQDLTMRESEDFNAHHLLQQHLYRGRKQHRHRYSRSNLETNRDENEVQEIFQRTMRSRLESFKSAKMGVAPAKKIQTKHQKKDKPQKMPNGNSSDKSKNHPYGDKDLEFSEGDCGSGGEAAGDLFPMRAYRVEAGIVNPAFMAEMDPMDNMQQIPHVVLLPQTLNSFDT; via the exons TGGTCGAGCTGAACCACAGCCTGACCAGTGTGATCCCGGAGAGcgccctcctcatcatcatcggtTGGATCCTGGGCGGCATCATCTACGGGGCAGACAAGATGCAGACCTTCACCCTGACACCCACCGTCTTCTTcttctacctgctgccccaagtCATCCTGGATGCAGGCTACTTCATGCCCAACAAGCTGTTCTTCAGCAACATGGGCGCCATCCTGGTTTACGCTGTGATTGGCACCTGCTGGAACGCTGCCACTGTGGGTCTCGGCCTCTGGGGGTGCTGGTTGGGCGGGGCCATGG GTGATATCGACATTGGTCTCCTTCAGTTCCTGTTGTTTGGGAGTCTAATTGCTGCTGTGGACCCTGTGGCTGTAATTGCCGTATTTGAGGAGGTCCATGTCAACGAGGTCCTGTTCATCATGGTGTTTGGGGAGTCCCTCCTCAATGATGGTGTCACAGTG GTGCTGTTCAATGTGTTTGATGCATTCGTGTCGCTGGGAGGGGCAGAAATTGATGCTGTAGAGATCATTAAAGGCATAA TCTCGTTCTTCGTGGTGGCATTCGGAGGCTCCCTGGTTGGTATTATCTTTGCTCTGCTGATCTCGCTCCTGACCAGATGCACAAAGAACATCCAGATCATCGAGCCAGGCTTCATCTTCATCCTGGGCTACCTCTCCTACCTGACAGCTGAGATGCTCTCGCTATCCGCTATCCTGTC GATCGTGTTTTGTGGCATCTGCTGTCAGAAGTATATCAATGCCAACATGGATGAGAGGTCGGTCACCACAGTACGATACGTCATGAAGGTGTTAGCCAATGGCTCAGAGACCATCATCTTTGTCTTCCTCGGCATCTCGGCCATAGATCCAGCTGTATGGGTTTGGAACACAGGCTTCATCCTCCTCACACTCCTCTTCATCTTTGTGTTCAGGTTCATAG GGGTCTTTCTCCTTACCTGGATTTTGAACAAGTACCGACTGGTTCCCTTGGAGTTCATTGATCAGGTGGTGATGAGCTACGGTGGCCTGCGAGGGGCAGTTGCCTACGGCCTTGTGGCCATGCTGGATGAGAATAAGTTCAAAGAGAAGAATTTGATGGTCAGCACCACCCTCATAGTGGTGTACTTCACTGTCATGCTGCAG GGAATAACCATGAAACCTCTGGTCACCTGGCTGAAAGTGAAGAGAGCAGCCGTGACAGAACTCACACTAGCTGAAAAAATACAGAATAGG ACCTTTGACCACATGCTTGTCGCCATAGAGGACATTTCTGGACAAATAGGACATAACTACATGAGAGACAA GTGGCATAACTTTGAGGAGAGGTGGTTGTGCTGGTTCTTGATGAAGCCCTCTGCCAGGAAATCCCGTGACTACATATTCAACATCTTCCACCAGCTCAACCTCAAGGATGCCATGAGCTATGTAAAGGAG GGAGAACGCAGAGGCTCATTGGCGTTCGTTCGGAATGAGACCAAGGCCGATGTGGATTTCAATAAGAAGTTTCGTGCCAGTTTCTCTGAGATTATGCCTGACATCATGGCAGATAATATGGGACCGGATCATGTTCCACTCTCCTCTATCTT ACAGGACATTGTGCCCTCTGTCTGCCTAGACATGCATGAGCAGGACCTGACGATGAGGGAGTCAGAGGACTTTAATGCACACCATCTACTGCAGCAGCACTTGTACAGAGGCAGGAAACAG CACAGACACAGGTACAGTCGGAGCAACCTCGAAACCAACAGGGATGAGAATGAGGTGCAAGAGATCTTCCAGAGAACAATGAGAAGCCGTCTAGAGTCATTCAAGTCAGCCAAAATGGGTGTCGCCCCTGCCAAGAAGATCCAAACCAAGCATCAAAAGAAAGATAAACCACAAAAG ATGCCAAATGGAAACTCTTCGGATAAAAGTAAAAACCATCCTTATGGGGATAAAG ATTTGGAGTTTTCTGAAGGAGACTGTGGCTCTGGTGGCGAGGCTGCTGGCGATTTATTCCCCATGAGGGCCTATAGAGTAGAAG CTGGAATAGTGAACCCAGCCTTCATGGCAGAGATGGACCCCATGGACAACATGCAACAGATCCCACATGTAGTACTTCTTCCACAAACTTTGAACTCCTTTGACACCTAA